A region of Paenibacillus sp. JNUCC-31 DNA encodes the following proteins:
- a CDS encoding DUF4073 domain-containing protein has protein sequence MIYPKKFGIAAAATIALTLSSSSAFAESSTTSFKDLSKASSWAQSFIQEAQEKGLLSGDQQGMFYPLQEVSRQEIAMAITKLMQLPVEEISSTTFSDVPNETWSAQAIDAVHNHGWMLGDNNGYFRPKDSVTREELATILTRITQNKDIDSKEEERQLSNLKDEKNISTWAKQSVKSVVFSGLMTGSNGNFYPKQYVLRQELAAILIRLDSQNSVSNLQFIQKINDENVIIGDKTYQVADNLKALFTSKNEPVLQNAGIQFKAKNGVITQVLELKLVTPGKAAVSGKPEFSGNLVLDGGKISVEKDLTVAADYITIKNISIKGNLEISSEVNNDFYAEQVSVLGTTYVNGGDDNTVVFDQSNLQNMRIAKEDVRVESINKTVVKEVQIESKLSGLWGDNSITYETVSIGPGVQNASLYAHIRNLEVNAGDKEITISGTGHIDSMTIQGSGAINVQNAKVIGTVNVNERSAKVSLPANVIVQKIVLPEGVSPEQVILNYDKVKSQIATINGTPNPSYTPPVTGGGGSSNSGGNGGSSGGTSPSNPGTHPTTPTNPIPSTGYPFIEGTSYQNRMETSADGLVTVNQTGTIYYMAVRLDDNVRPTAEQIKNGTLTEDVPFATGVVQATANQLTTFKIEGLEQSKAYGIWAVFKNSDTGEETKPSYIMSVSNYLPNSEDILPFKKKNLEQIRIQFTGVLTPPITSVTDPSAIVEGGHLRNYGYGFIEINSIEWDLTIPDMPILNLNFDPVTLGDGTSYRLDWTYVKNALSIKFTSSNGTPTAHGFGGFGTYTGPEVVNLITKQLAIEIGSIVDPTQAEEVMHLLEAYPSPLKQELGLIEFNAQYYQKALAEQAGKYTTYSDVKEIVEAVNQQYPAPSTNEATAIRSLNSAQSASLMESYIKRYAAALNIDVTAFNNLNAASRIEIGQIILEYREQLPQGEFTSIAQIRSYYDLAYEVASSAPTTLNFLDTDTRVGLIGGDVVWTPGVNEEKVSSYEIIWGSQGREIASINRVDKDGSNRYTIAEGTAIPEGATQLLVRALLQDGTETAPIYITLKDTLPAAPEQPSIDNDDAKNILIGADSTMEFSVDGGTNWHKYDEENPPIFPGRVFVQVRVQADPVNQVPAGKAKTVSFVDNVVMYAGINDVSNTFDTNYISSAMEYSSDNGETWTTYDENNPPQFPGDLTILLREKGGQYLPAAPAKSFTFKSKVNIFKGGNTLSASTSAIEYSKNGEEWIKFVPQQVVTFQPGDSVDVREAAYGSFPAGAVETITFD, from the coding sequence TTGATTTATCCCAAAAAATTTGGTATCGCTGCTGCTGCAACGATTGCACTCACATTAAGCAGTTCAAGTGCTTTTGCAGAGTCCAGTACCACGTCATTCAAAGACCTGAGCAAGGCATCCTCATGGGCTCAATCCTTTATTCAAGAAGCACAAGAAAAAGGATTGCTTAGCGGAGATCAGCAGGGTATGTTTTATCCACTTCAGGAAGTGTCACGACAAGAAATTGCAATGGCCATCACTAAATTAATGCAACTACCTGTAGAGGAAATTAGCTCCACAACGTTCTCTGATGTTCCAAATGAAACATGGAGTGCACAAGCTATTGATGCAGTACATAATCATGGATGGATGCTGGGAGACAACAATGGTTACTTCCGTCCAAAGGACTCTGTGACAAGGGAAGAATTAGCAACTATTTTAACCCGTATTACTCAAAATAAAGATATAGATTCTAAAGAAGAAGAGCGCCAGCTAAGTAATCTAAAAGACGAAAAAAACATCTCTACATGGGCTAAACAATCAGTTAAGTCTGTTGTATTTTCCGGCTTAATGACTGGTAGTAATGGTAACTTCTATCCTAAACAGTATGTGCTTCGTCAAGAATTAGCAGCTATTTTAATTCGACTGGATTCACAAAACAGTGTGAGTAATCTTCAGTTCATACAGAAAATTAATGATGAAAATGTGATTATTGGAGATAAGACCTATCAAGTAGCAGATAATTTGAAGGCATTATTCACATCCAAGAATGAACCTGTTCTACAAAACGCAGGCATTCAATTTAAAGCTAAAAATGGCGTTATTACACAAGTACTTGAATTGAAGCTTGTAACTCCAGGTAAGGCTGCAGTCTCAGGAAAACCTGAATTTTCAGGAAACCTTGTACTCGACGGGGGTAAAATCTCTGTTGAAAAAGACCTGACTGTTGCTGCAGATTATATAACAATTAAGAATATCTCTATAAAAGGGAACTTGGAAATATCATCTGAAGTGAATAACGATTTTTACGCGGAACAAGTATCTGTATTAGGGACTACATATGTAAATGGTGGAGACGATAACACCGTTGTCTTTGACCAATCGAATCTTCAAAATATGAGAATTGCGAAAGAAGACGTCCGTGTTGAGTCTATAAACAAGACAGTAGTTAAAGAAGTACAGATCGAATCCAAGCTCTCAGGGTTATGGGGAGATAACTCCATAACCTATGAAACTGTGAGTATAGGTCCAGGAGTACAGAACGCTTCTTTATATGCACATATTCGTAATCTTGAAGTTAACGCCGGTGATAAAGAAATAACAATATCCGGGACAGGTCATATTGATTCTATGACCATCCAGGGTTCCGGAGCGATCAACGTTCAAAACGCCAAAGTGATTGGTACGGTCAACGTTAACGAACGTTCAGCAAAAGTATCTCTTCCAGCGAATGTAATTGTCCAAAAAATTGTACTTCCAGAAGGTGTCTCACCAGAACAAGTGATTCTGAATTACGATAAAGTTAAATCACAAATTGCAACAATTAACGGGACACCGAATCCAAGCTATACACCACCGGTCACCGGGGGAGGAGGTTCCTCTAATAGTGGAGGAAATGGAGGCAGTTCAGGGGGGACAAGTCCGTCTAACCCTGGAACACATCCAACAACGCCTACAAACCCAATACCTTCAACAGGATATCCTTTTATTGAAGGAACTAGTTATCAGAACCGAATGGAAACATCCGCTGATGGCCTAGTCACCGTAAACCAAACGGGGACGATCTATTATATGGCCGTTCGGTTAGATGATAATGTACGCCCTACTGCAGAGCAAATAAAGAATGGAACACTTACTGAAGATGTACCATTTGCAACCGGCGTTGTACAAGCAACAGCTAATCAATTAACAACCTTTAAAATTGAAGGCTTAGAGCAATCAAAAGCATATGGTATTTGGGCCGTTTTCAAAAATAGCGATACAGGTGAAGAAACTAAACCTAGCTATATCATGTCGGTAAGCAATTACTTGCCTAATAGTGAGGATATCTTGCCATTTAAAAAGAAAAACCTTGAACAAATTAGGATTCAGTTCACTGGTGTGCTTACACCACCCATTACTAGTGTGACCGATCCATCTGCTATTGTAGAAGGCGGGCATCTCAGAAACTATGGTTATGGTTTTATTGAAATTAATTCGATAGAGTGGGATTTAACTATTCCGGATATGCCTATCCTTAATTTAAACTTTGATCCAGTCACACTGGGAGATGGAACTTCCTATAGATTAGACTGGACCTATGTAAAAAATGCTCTGTCTATTAAATTCACAAGCTCTAACGGTACACCTACTGCTCATGGGTTTGGTGGGTTTGGGACTTATACGGGTCCGGAAGTCGTGAATCTTATTACCAAACAGCTCGCTATCGAAATAGGAAGCATTGTTGATCCAACCCAGGCTGAAGAGGTTATGCACCTTCTTGAAGCATACCCTTCTCCGTTAAAACAAGAATTAGGCCTGATTGAGTTTAATGCTCAGTATTATCAGAAGGCTCTCGCAGAACAAGCCGGGAAGTACACAACCTACAGCGATGTTAAAGAAATTGTAGAAGCCGTTAATCAACAATATCCTGCACCAAGCACCAATGAAGCCACTGCTATTCGTTCCCTGAATAGTGCGCAAAGTGCTTCCTTAATGGAGTCATATATCAAGCGTTATGCAGCAGCATTAAATATTGATGTAACTGCATTCAATAATTTGAACGCAGCTTCTAGAATTGAGATTGGCCAAATCATTTTAGAATACAGAGAACAATTGCCACAAGGGGAGTTTACTAGCATTGCTCAAATTCGCAGCTATTATGATCTAGCATACGAAGTTGCATCCTCTGCTCCAACTACACTGAATTTTTTAGATACTGACACCAGAGTAGGACTTATTGGAGGAGACGTAGTTTGGACACCTGGTGTAAATGAGGAAAAAGTGAGTTCTTATGAAATTATCTGGGGAAGTCAAGGTAGAGAGATTGCTTCCATTAATCGAGTGGATAAGGATGGATCCAACCGATATACGATTGCTGAAGGAACAGCGATTCCTGAAGGGGCCACCCAACTGTTAGTCCGTGCCTTACTTCAAGATGGTACAGAAACTGCCCCAATTTATATCACATTAAAAGATACATTACCAGCTGCGCCTGAACAACCGTCCATCGATAATGATGACGCAAAAAATATATTAATTGGAGCAGATTCAACTATGGAGTTCTCTGTGGATGGAGGAACAAACTGGCATAAATATGATGAAGAGAATCCTCCCATCTTCCCAGGTCGCGTTTTTGTACAGGTACGCGTTCAGGCTGATCCAGTAAATCAAGTGCCAGCAGGTAAAGCAAAGACTGTCTCTTTTGTAGATAATGTTGTGATGTATGCCGGCATAAATGATGTAAGTAATACTTTTGATACAAATTACATTTCATCAGCCATGGAATACTCGTCAGATAATGGAGAGACGTGGACAACATATGATGAAAACAACCCTCCTCAGTTTCCAGGGGATCTGACCATTCTGCTTCGTGAAAAAGGAGGACAATACCTCCCAGCAGCCCCAGCCAAAAGTTTCACTTTTAAATCTAAAGTGAACATTTTTAAAGGAGGGAATACCCTTTCTGCTTCAACGTCAGCTATTGAGTATTCGAAGAATGGTGAAGAATGGATCAAATTCGTTCCACAACAAGTAGTTACATTTCAACCTGGAGATAGCGTAGACGTTCGGGAAGCTGCATATGGTTCATTCCCTGCAGGAGCTGTTGAAACAATCACCTTCGATTAA
- a CDS encoding SRPBCC family protein: MDLKYEFYINAGREDVWNALISPDGTRSSFFGSELRSNFQPGQPFAYVGPGNDGPETVHVYGDILEFEPLSMLSYLEHPGPSYHANHSELQSRVVFKLETVGDCTKLTLINDQFTDNHPSIANAQNSWWMILSSIKTWAETGKTLNFGW, encoded by the coding sequence ATGGATTTAAAATACGAGTTTTATATTAATGCGGGACGAGAAGATGTGTGGAATGCCCTGATTTCTCCGGATGGAACCCGCAGCAGCTTTTTTGGCAGCGAACTTCGTTCCAATTTTCAACCGGGTCAGCCTTTCGCTTATGTAGGGCCTGGGAATGACGGTCCAGAGACGGTCCATGTATACGGTGATATCCTGGAATTTGAACCTTTATCTATGTTAAGTTACCTTGAACATCCTGGACCTTCCTATCATGCCAATCACAGCGAGCTTCAGTCTCGAGTAGTATTCAAGCTGGAAACAGTGGGGGACTGTACGAAGTTGACATTGATCAATGATCAATTTACGGACAACCATCCATCTATCGCGAACGCGCAGAACAGCTGGTGGATGATATTGAGCAGTATCAAGACTTGGGCGGAGACAGGAAAAACGCTGAATTTCGGCTGGTAA